From Stenotrophomonas maltophilia, a single genomic window includes:
- a CDS encoding bestrophin family protein, producing MIIRPRPHGWQLLYILRGSIVKAIAPKVLAILVLSIAVAAVVELAPPTGIERVSVTPFTLLGLVLSIFLSFRNSACYDRWWEGRKLWGQLVFESRSLARQVNLLLADDHGRRRRIAYVTTAFAHALAGRLRGRIVALMALPWLDKRQREQLGQRENVPDALLSMIAAELAQALRAGDLDPILYAQLEERLHAMSSIQAGCERILTTPLPFAYTLLLHRCAWMFCVLLPFGLASSLGWGTPVLSAVLAYAFFGLDQLGEEMEDPFGLEPNDLPLDALVRTIEIDQLDALGERPLPEPLLPQGYLLQ from the coding sequence ATGATCATCCGACCCCGTCCCCACGGCTGGCAACTGCTCTACATCCTGCGCGGTTCGATCGTCAAAGCGATCGCCCCCAAAGTGCTGGCCATCCTGGTTCTGTCCATTGCCGTGGCCGCGGTGGTGGAACTGGCGCCACCGACCGGCATCGAGCGCGTTTCGGTCACGCCGTTCACCCTGCTCGGCCTGGTGCTGTCGATCTTCCTCAGCTTCCGCAACAGCGCCTGCTATGACCGCTGGTGGGAAGGCCGCAAGCTGTGGGGCCAGCTGGTCTTTGAATCGCGTTCGCTGGCCCGCCAGGTCAATCTGCTGCTGGCCGATGACCATGGCCGTCGCCGCCGCATCGCCTATGTCACCACGGCCTTCGCCCATGCCCTGGCCGGGCGCCTGCGCGGGCGCATCGTGGCCCTGATGGCCCTGCCGTGGCTGGACAAGCGCCAGCGTGAACAGCTCGGCCAGCGTGAGAACGTGCCTGACGCGCTGCTGTCGATGATCGCCGCCGAACTGGCCCAGGCCCTGCGCGCCGGTGACCTCGACCCGATCCTCTACGCCCAGCTGGAGGAGCGCCTGCACGCGATGTCGTCGATCCAGGCCGGCTGCGAGCGCATCCTCACCACACCACTGCCGTTCGCCTACACCCTGCTGCTGCACCGCTGCGCGTGGATGTTCTGCGTGCTGCTGCCGTTCGGCCTGGCCAGTTCGCTGGGCTGGGGTACGCCAGTATTGTCGGCGGTGCTGGCTTACGCCTTCTTCGGCCTGGACCAGCTGGGCGAGGAAATGGAAGACCCGTTCGGCCTGGAGCCGAACGACCTGCCGCTGGACGCGCTGGTGCGCACGATCGAGATCGACCAGCTCGACGCGCTCGGCGAACGCC